One genomic segment of Deltaproteobacteria bacterium includes these proteins:
- a CDS encoding caspase family protein: MKKRYQNILIVTPALLIFSLAAHYIYAADSQRGITIQEKEQPSDVVIEGDYWAFIIGINEYLNLPKDKQLEAARPDAEAVAEILQRKYGVAKERMIPLYDREATRKNIITRLLTLARTLKDKDNLLIYYAGHGVYDETGSGAWVPFEGKLEDPSTFVSNDEVKGYLERIKANHIYTIADSCFSESLMGKTRSIQKWDDSAIKELYQRKSRMVLTSGGLSPVPDKGKGNHSTFAYYFLRILEDNKNQYLTPMQIYSELMPLVTNESRQTPKSAPVALVGDEGGQFIFKNTAYAKIAPPADLKTKEDEVRLKEEQKRLEEERASAKEDLRKYKEELQRQMKEEALKGEQELKAREKKMEEGRAAKELEQNRRLEDEKRRLEQERRDLERRKKEEKKKEEPTFIPPAF, translated from the coding sequence ATGAAAAAGAGATATCAAAATATCCTCATCGTAACGCCAGCCCTTCTTATTTTTTCTCTTGCGGCGCATTATATCTATGCTGCTGATTCTCAAAGAGGCATAACCATACAAGAGAAGGAACAGCCGTCGGATGTCGTCATTGAAGGCGATTACTGGGCGTTTATCATCGGCATCAATGAATACCTCAATCTTCCAAAAGACAAACAGCTTGAGGCAGCCAGGCCTGACGCAGAGGCCGTTGCAGAGATTTTGCAGAGGAAGTACGGCGTTGCGAAGGAAAGGATGATACCATTATACGATAGAGAAGCTACAAGAAAAAATATCATTACCCGACTTCTCACATTGGCAAGGACATTAAAGGATAAAGATAATCTTTTGATCTACTATGCAGGACATGGGGTATACGATGAGACAGGAAGCGGCGCATGGGTGCCCTTTGAGGGTAAGTTGGAAGACCCTTCTACCTTCGTGAGTAATGATGAGGTAAAGGGTTATCTGGAGCGCATAAAGGCAAACCACATATATACAATAGCTGATTCATGCTTCAGTGAATCACTCATGGGCAAAACCAGATCAATACAGAAATGGGATGATTCAGCAATAAAGGAGTTGTACCAGCGCAAGTCCCGCATGGTATTGACCTCTGGAGGGTTGTCTCCGGTTCCTGATAAAGGCAAGGGGAACCACAGCACATTCGCATACTATTTTTTAAGAATTCTTGAAGACAATAAAAATCAATATCTAACTCCCATGCAGATATATAGCGAGCTTATGCCCCTTGTTACTAATGAATCACGACAGACTCCAAAGAGTGCTCCTGTTGCGCTGGTAGGGGATGAAGGGGGACAGTTTATATTTAAGAATACGGCCTATGCTAAAATAGCGCCGCCTGCTGATTTAAAGACCAAAGAAGATGAGGTAAGGCTCAAAGAAGAACAAAAAAGGCTGGAAGAGGAGAGGGCGAGCGCTAAAGAAGATTTGCGCAAATATAAAGAGGAACTTCAGCGCCAGATGAAAGAAGAGGCGCTGAAAGGCGAACAAGAATTAAAAGCAAGAGAAAAAAAGATGGAGGAGGGGAGGGCGGCAAAAGAGTTGGAGCAGAACAGAAGACTGGAAGATGAAAAGCGGAGATTGGAGCAGGAGAGGAGGGACTTGGAAAGGAGGAAGAAAGAGGAAAAGAAAAAAGAAGAGCCGACTTTTATACCGCCGGCTTTTTAG